The Faecalibacterium prausnitzii genome includes a window with the following:
- a CDS encoding RelA/SpoT family protein — MPEGKSMLDPVKPEDSYSAKTHLHQAVSNPPEVATVAATALPANAPEGTLPSEVRPEIITWEKLVEAIQASGKAYNMEMIQKAYDLANNAHRGVCRRSGEPYICHPLAVARLVLDLGMDTESIAAALLHDVVEDTPTTLDDLKAAFGEEVALLVDGVTKLTKIQFSNIEELQAENLRKMLLAMSRDVRVMIIKLCDRLHNMRTGDAWPEQKRRDKARETMEVYAPIANRLGILNVKEELEDRSLHYLDPVGYNEISKMLSERAGEEFLASVSGVIEQRLEESGIEGATIKRRVKSIYGIYRKTIMQNKSFDEIYDIYAVRIILDTLAECYSTLGLIHDMYHPLPNRFKDYISTPKPNGYQSLHTTVIGHEGIPFEVQIRTRKMDEQAEYGVAAHWKYKEGLDGHDKLDERLAWVSQLLENQRVSEDSGNLLHDLKSDLLPEEVFAFTPKGDVINLPAGATCIDFAYAIHSAVGNRMVGCKVNNRMVPIDHIVSTGEIIEVLLGPADKGPSRDWLKIVRTSEAKSKIRNWFKKMRREENIQQGRDALARELRREMIFIPDDELDDFIGSCCRRLRQNNAEELYAAVGYGGITIANCLPKLKEEWQKLKAEEDKTEQLAKVDLSKVHATDGVVVEGFDNTPIKFAKCCSPLPGDPIVGFITRGFGVSIHKQSCANAISSMKDPTNAPRWVKAYWADSVKDSYKAGLEIVALDRNELLRDVLSALADIRVPIYTMNARQVENNCAVVSLTIGINNTEHLNRVVARLSKVKDVLKVTRS; from the coding sequence ATGCCAGAGGGAAAAAGTATGCTGGACCCGGTCAAGCCGGAGGATTCTTATTCCGCAAAAACACACCTGCATCAGGCCGTGAGCAACCCGCCGGAAGTGGCGACGGTCGCAGCCACGGCTCTGCCTGCCAACGCCCCCGAAGGGACGCTGCCCAGTGAGGTGCGCCCGGAGATCATCACCTGGGAAAAGCTGGTGGAGGCCATCCAGGCCAGCGGCAAAGCCTACAATATGGAGATGATCCAAAAGGCGTATGATCTGGCCAACAATGCCCACAGGGGCGTCTGCCGCCGCAGCGGCGAGCCCTACATCTGCCACCCGCTGGCCGTGGCCCGGCTGGTGCTGGACCTGGGCATGGACACGGAGAGCATCGCTGCCGCCCTGCTCCACGATGTGGTCGAGGACACCCCCACCACCCTGGACGACCTGAAGGCCGCCTTTGGCGAGGAAGTGGCTCTGCTGGTGGACGGTGTCACCAAGCTGACCAAGATCCAGTTCTCCAACATCGAAGAGCTGCAGGCCGAGAACCTGCGCAAGATGCTGCTGGCTATGAGCCGCGACGTCCGCGTGATGATCATCAAGCTCTGCGACCGGCTGCACAACATGCGCACCGGCGACGCCTGGCCCGAACAGAAGCGCCGCGACAAGGCCCGCGAGACGATGGAGGTCTATGCTCCCATCGCCAACCGTCTGGGCATCCTGAATGTGAAGGAAGAGCTGGAAGACCGCAGCCTGCACTACCTGGACCCCGTGGGCTACAACGAGATCAGCAAGATGCTGAGCGAGCGCGCGGGCGAGGAGTTTCTGGCCAGCGTGTCCGGCGTCATCGAGCAGCGGCTGGAAGAGAGCGGCATCGAGGGTGCGACCATCAAGCGCCGCGTCAAGAGCATCTACGGCATCTACCGCAAGACCATCATGCAGAACAAGTCGTTTGACGAGATCTACGATATCTATGCGGTCCGCATCATTCTGGATACGCTGGCCGAGTGCTACAGCACTCTGGGCCTCATCCACGATATGTACCACCCGCTGCCCAACCGCTTCAAGGATTATATCTCCACCCCCAAACCCAACGGCTACCAGAGCCTGCACACCACCGTCATCGGGCACGAGGGCATCCCCTTCGAAGTCCAGATCCGCACCCGCAAGATGGATGAACAGGCCGAGTACGGCGTTGCGGCCCACTGGAAGTACAAAGAGGGGCTGGACGGCCACGACAAGCTCGATGAGCGTCTGGCCTGGGTCAGCCAGCTGCTGGAAAATCAGCGCGTCAGCGAGGATTCCGGCAACCTGCTGCACGACCTGAAGAGCGACCTGCTGCCGGAGGAGGTCTTCGCCTTCACCCCGAAGGGCGATGTCATCAACCTGCCCGCCGGTGCCACCTGCATCGACTTTGCCTATGCCATCCACTCTGCCGTCGGCAACCGGATGGTGGGCTGCAAGGTGAACAACCGGATGGTCCCCATCGACCACATCGTCTCCACCGGCGAGATCATCGAGGTCCTCCTCGGCCCGGCGGACAAAGGCCCCAGCCGCGATTGGCTCAAGATCGTGCGCACCAGCGAGGCCAAGAGCAAGATCCGCAACTGGTTCAAGAAGATGCGTCGGGAAGAGAACATCCAGCAGGGCCGCGATGCGCTGGCCCGCGAACTGCGCCGCGAGATGATCTTCATCCCGGACGACGAGCTGGATGATTTCATCGGCAGCTGCTGCCGCCGCCTGCGCCAGAACAACGCCGAGGAGCTGTATGCGGCCGTCGGCTACGGCGGCATCACCATCGCCAACTGCCTGCCCAAGCTGAAAGAGGAGTGGCAGAAGCTCAAGGCCGAGGAAGACAAGACCGAACAGCTGGCCAAAGTGGACCTGAGCAAGGTCCATGCCACCGACGGCGTCGTGGTGGAAGGGTTCGACAACACCCCCATCAAGTTCGCCAAGTGCTGCTCGCCGCTGCCCGGCGACCCCATCGTGGGCTTCATCACCCGCGGGTTCGGCGTCTCCATCCACAAGCAGAGCTGCGCCAACGCCATTTCCAGCATGAAGGACCCCACCAACGCCCCCCGCTGGGTCAAGGCGTACTGGGCCGACAGCGTCAAGGACAGCTACAAGGCCGGCCTTGAAATCGTGGCGCTGGACCGCAACGAACTGCTGCGGGACGTGCTGAGCGCTCTGGCCGACATCCGGGTGCCCATCTACACGATGAACGCCCGTCAGGTGGAAAACAACTGCGCCGTGGTCAGCCTGACCATCGGCATCAACAACACCGAGCATCTTAACCGGGTGGTGGCCCGCCTGTCCAAGGTCAAAGATGTGCTCAAGGTCACAAGGAGTTAA